A part of Prolixibacteraceae bacterium genomic DNA contains:
- a CDS encoding TonB-dependent receptor: MKQVNQAWHRRLFMGAMLLLFSFIGGNAMAQQMKVTGTVKDTNGGVLPGVTVIVQGTSMGTITDFDGNYMINIKGQEKPVLRFSYVGFTTQEIPLEGKTKVDVTLKESAIALNEVVAVGYGVMKKSDVTGATVGVKSDDILKANTSSVNEALQGKMAGVSVSTNSGAPGGDIKIRIRGGNSISGSNAPLVVIDGFIGGSLKELNPNDIASLEVLKDASATAIYGSRGSNGVILVTTKTGKAGDMKINYDGYYGQQSIAKKLDVLDAASYAEVVNAKRTAYGKPSPYSQEQIDTFRKDGGHNWQDEIYRTAATQNHNLSFTGGTDKLRFLFSGQYLDQDGIMKNSNYNRMNYRMNLDAKLSDKLKLKVNISGFQSKEKKFNLKWPNGAPPTDALVFEPTLPIYDENGEYTESSFSTVNNPIADVNELNREATKTNSTLNASLTYQLSKKITLSVSGGYLMNNSNNYGFDNKYTYAGKGVEKGSASNTYSNNWQNTNMIAYADNFGDHSLNITLVNEQSGNKSNSNSFVANDFFLNRGYYDLNYASQATSYRSNFSNNSSMMSFLSRVNYNYKGKYLFTGSIRADGSSKFAKNHKWGYFPSASFAWRISEEGFLSDSEFIDNLKFRVGYGQTGSSATNPYRSRSLMGPGGNYSLDGSEKYVGSTVKYADSPNLSWETTSQTNVGIDLSVKEGMFNITADYYYKKTTDILLYINTAYVSGFGTELKNVGSLQNQGVDLSLGVNLGKRDFKYNGTITATRNIQKVLDLNGATELPFMGASGLVSKVILDRPVGEFYGYNYLGVWKTSQAEEAKKFGAKPGDPHFADTNKDGVINISDKTIIGNATPDWYLGFSNSFSYKNLDMSMMFTATLGQDVFNYLDAKIMGVANTDPVSTKILDRWTPENENSDIPAFSTTSRTKDQALSSRFVEDGSFLRLKNITLGYTLPVKAVKSIGISKLRVYGSVQNVFTITNYSGYDPEVSSSTSDMMPGYDIAPYPTARVWNLGVNISF; encoded by the coding sequence ATGAAACAAGTGAATCAAGCTTGGCATCGTAGACTCTTTATGGGGGCGATGTTGTTATTGTTTTCTTTCATCGGAGGGAATGCAATGGCACAGCAGATGAAGGTGACAGGTACAGTTAAAGATACCAATGGGGGAGTTCTTCCTGGTGTTACTGTTATTGTTCAAGGTACTTCAATGGGTACAATTACCGACTTTGATGGTAATTATATGATCAACATTAAAGGGCAAGAAAAGCCTGTACTTAGGTTCTCATATGTTGGTTTTACAACCCAAGAAATTCCATTAGAAGGAAAAACAAAAGTAGATGTAACATTAAAGGAGAGTGCTATTGCTCTAAACGAAGTAGTCGCTGTAGGATACGGAGTGATGAAAAAAAGTGATGTTACAGGTGCTACTGTTGGTGTTAAATCTGACGATATCTTGAAAGCAAACACCTCGTCAGTAAACGAGGCTCTTCAAGGAAAAATGGCTGGTGTTAGTGTATCAACTAACAGTGGTGCTCCTGGTGGAGATATTAAGATTCGTATTCGTGGAGGGAACTCTATTTCAGGTAGCAATGCGCCTTTAGTGGTTATTGATGGTTTTATTGGTGGATCTCTAAAAGAACTGAATCCAAATGATATTGCAAGTTTAGAAGTGTTGAAAGATGCTTCAGCTACTGCTATTTATGGGTCGAGAGGTTCAAATGGGGTAATACTTGTGACCACAAAAACAGGTAAAGCTGGCGATATGAAAATTAACTATGATGGCTATTATGGACAACAAAGTATCGCTAAAAAACTTGATGTTTTAGATGCCGCTTCTTATGCTGAAGTTGTAAATGCAAAAAGAACTGCATACGGAAAACCATCACCATATAGTCAAGAGCAAATTGATACATTCCGTAAAGATGGAGGACACAATTGGCAAGATGAGATCTATAGAACTGCAGCAACACAAAACCATAATTTATCTTTTACTGGTGGAACAGATAAACTACGCTTTCTATTTTCTGGGCAATATTTGGATCAGGATGGCATCATGAAGAATTCAAACTATAATCGTATGAATTATCGTATGAATTTAGATGCTAAATTATCGGATAAACTTAAATTGAAAGTTAATATTAGTGGTTTCCAATCTAAGGAAAAGAAATTTAATCTTAAATGGCCTAACGGCGCTCCTCCAACTGATGCCTTGGTTTTCGAACCAACACTACCTATTTATGATGAGAATGGAGAATATACAGAATCATCATTTAGTACAGTTAATAATCCAATTGCTGATGTAAATGAGTTAAATAGAGAAGCCACAAAAACTAATTCGACACTTAATGCGTCGTTAACGTATCAGCTTTCTAAGAAGATTACACTTTCTGTTTCTGGTGGTTATTTGATGAATAATTCAAACAACTATGGTTTTGACAATAAGTACACTTATGCTGGTAAAGGTGTAGAGAAAGGAAGTGCTTCAAATACATACAGTAATAATTGGCAGAATACAAACATGATTGCTTATGCTGATAATTTTGGCGATCACAGTTTGAATATTACCTTAGTTAATGAACAAAGTGGAAACAAGAGTAATAGCAACTCATTTGTAGCTAATGACTTCTTCTTGAACCGTGGATATTATGACTTGAATTATGCTTCTCAAGCTACTAGTTATCGTTCAAATTTCTCGAATAACTCTTCTATGATGTCATTTCTTTCTCGTGTAAACTACAATTACAAAGGAAAGTATCTTTTTACAGGGTCGATTCGTGCGGATGGTTCATCAAAGTTTGCAAAGAATCATAAATGGGGGTACTTCCCTAGTGCTTCTTTTGCTTGGAGAATTTCGGAAGAAGGATTCTTATCTGATTCAGAATTCATCGATAATTTGAAGTTTCGTGTAGGTTATGGACAAACGGGTAGTTCTGCAACAAATCCTTATAGATCTAGATCTTTGATGGGACCTGGAGGAAACTACTCTTTGGATGGTTCTGAGAAATATGTTGGTTCTACGGTAAAATATGCTGATAGTCCTAACCTTTCATGGGAAACAACTTCTCAAACTAACGTAGGAATTGATTTATCTGTTAAGGAAGGTATGTTTAATATTACTGCAGATTACTATTATAAAAAGACAACAGATATTCTTCTTTACATCAACACTGCTTATGTGTCAGGTTTTGGAACTGAGCTTAAGAATGTAGGTTCTTTACAAAACCAAGGAGTCGATCTTTCTTTGGGGGTCAATCTAGGTAAAAGGGATTTTAAATATAACGGTACAATTACTGCAACACGTAATATTCAGAAGGTTTTGGATCTTAATGGAGCTACAGAACTGCCTTTTATGGGAGCATCTGGTCTTGTGTCAAAAGTAATATTAGATAGACCTGTCGGAGAATTCTATGGATATAATTACTTAGGCGTATGGAAAACAAGCCAAGCAGAAGAAGCAAAGAAATTTGGTGCTAAGCCTGGTGATCCACACTTTGCCGATACAAATAAAGATGGCGTGATTAATATCTCTGATAAAACAATTATTGGAAATGCAACTCCTGATTGGTATCTAGGATTCTCTAATAGCTTCAGTTATAAGAATCTAGATATGTCAATGATGTTCACTGCAACATTAGGTCAAGATGTTTTTAACTATCTAGATGCTAAGATAATGGGGGTTGCTAATACAGATCCTGTAAGTACAAAAATCTTAGATCGCTGGACTCCAGAAAATGAAAATAGTGATATTCCTGCATTTAGTACAACAAGTCGTACTAAAGACCAAGCTCTTTCTTCAAGATTTGTAGAAGATGGGTCATTCTTAAGACTTAAGAACATTACATTAGGATATACACTACCTGTAAAGGCAGTTAAGAGCATCGGAATTTCTAAACTTAGAGTATACGGTTCAGTTCAAAATGTGTTCACAATCACCAACTACAGTGGCTATGATCCAGAAGTGAGTAGCAGCACTTCAGATATGATGCCAGGTTATGATATAGCTCCATATCCAACAGCAAGAGTTTGGAACTTAGGAGTTAATATCAGTTTTTAA
- a CDS encoding TonB-dependent receptor yields MKQLNLRKHLNMLKRGALFLFIMLLHGIAFAQNTQLKGTVYDGSKQPIPGVTVMVDGTNKGTITDFDGNFELNLDNVQGAVLNFSFVGFKTEKVPVDGKTNFNITLNESAIALNEVVAVGYGVMKKSDVTGATAGVKAEDVVKANTSSVNEALQGKMSGVVISSNSGAPGGDMKILIRGANSINGNNDPLVVIDGIIGGSLKELNPNDIASLEVLKDASSTAIYGSRGANGVILVTTKSGKTGDTKVSYNGFMGVQSISKKLDVMDATTYAGVVNEKRIAEGGSAKYTDQQIADYNKTGGTDWQDEVYQNALMQSHDMSVSGGTEKTRFLVSGQYLDQEGILKNSNYDRFSYRANLETELSDKLTMTTRISGYQSSNNSYNLKWPNGSISMDALTFEPTNSAYDENGEYTQSEYATVNNPIADYEELNAETKRDGIDLNVAFAYAITPKLTLKVIGGTNKKSSDSYRYDSKYTYAGTGTNGKASISNSWNSAWQNTNMLTYVDSFGDHDLNVTLVNEQSGYKSRSNGTTVTDFDVNLGYDDISLGANSINPRSSYSESTLMSYLTRVNYSYKDKYLLTAAIRADGSSKFADTHKWGYFPSASVAWRITQESFMQQVEAVSNWKLRASYGVTGNQAINPYQSHAVLDPGVNYPINGELNSVGNVLKRFDNPELTWETTSQYNVGTDIALFDGKLNFSVDYYSKKTTDLLLYVPVPNYTGFGTELRNVGSLSNKGWDLSLGLNLGNNDFKWNGTLTASTNKSNIIDLSGADNIMFDYSDMTTILEPGSPFGNFYGYKYEGVWKSSEAEAAAVYGAQPGDARFHDLNGDGAINSDDRQVIGNALPTWTLGFSNSFSYKNWDMAVLFTASLGNEIYNGVDARMMGVANTEATSVAIQDRWTPDNENSDIPAFSSSNAATNTYQLSSSRFIENGSFLRLKNLTVGYTFLSKNKDAIFSSIRLYAQGQNLFTITNYKGYDPEVSNGGGDQTPGYDTAPFPMAKVGSIGVNISF; encoded by the coding sequence ATGAAACAGCTGAATTTGCGTAAGCATCTGAATATGCTAAAAAGAGGTGCATTGTTTCTATTTATCATGTTGCTACATGGTATAGCATTTGCACAGAACACACAACTTAAAGGAACAGTTTACGACGGAAGTAAACAGCCTATTCCTGGAGTAACTGTAATGGTTGATGGAACTAATAAAGGAACGATTACCGATTTTGATGGTAATTTTGAGTTGAATTTGGACAATGTTCAAGGGGCAGTCCTTAATTTCTCATTTGTTGGTTTTAAAACCGAGAAGGTCCCAGTGGATGGAAAAACAAACTTTAATATTACTCTAAATGAGAGTGCTATTGCACTTAATGAGGTGGTTGCTGTTGGTTATGGTGTCATGAAAAAGAGTGATGTAACTGGAGCTACAGCAGGAGTTAAAGCCGAAGATGTGGTTAAGGCTAACACATCCTCAGTAAATGAGGCTCTTCAAGGAAAGATGTCAGGTGTTGTAATTAGCTCAAATAGTGGAGCGCCCGGTGGCGATATGAAAATATTGATTCGTGGAGCCAACTCTATTAATGGAAATAATGACCCATTGGTTGTAATTGATGGAATCATCGGTGGCAGTCTTAAAGAGTTAAACCCAAATGATATTGCTTCTTTAGAGGTGTTGAAAGATGCATCTTCGACAGCTATTTATGGATCTAGAGGTGCAAATGGTGTTATTCTTGTAACAACGAAATCTGGTAAGACAGGAGACACAAAGGTTAGTTACAATGGCTTTATGGGGGTACAGAGTATTTCAAAAAAGTTAGATGTAATGGATGCTACAACTTATGCTGGAGTTGTAAATGAGAAACGTATTGCTGAAGGAGGATCAGCGAAATATACAGACCAACAGATTGCTGACTATAATAAAACAGGTGGCACTGATTGGCAAGATGAAGTTTATCAGAATGCATTGATGCAAAGTCATGACATGTCTGTTTCAGGAGGTACAGAAAAAACTCGCTTTCTTGTTTCTGGTCAATATCTTGATCAAGAAGGAATCTTAAAGAATTCTAATTACGATCGTTTCTCATATAGAGCAAACTTAGAAACAGAGTTGTCAGATAAGTTAACGATGACAACACGTATTTCTGGATATCAATCTTCAAATAATTCTTATAATCTAAAATGGCCAAATGGAAGTATCTCAATGGATGCACTTACTTTTGAGCCTACGAACAGTGCATATGATGAGAATGGTGAATATACGCAATCTGAATATGCTACGGTAAATAATCCTATTGCCGATTATGAAGAGCTAAATGCTGAAACCAAAAGAGATGGTATTGACCTCAATGTCGCTTTTGCTTATGCAATTACTCCAAAACTAACACTGAAAGTGATTGGAGGTACCAATAAGAAATCATCAGATAGTTATCGCTATGACAGTAAATATACTTATGCAGGTACTGGAACAAATGGTAAAGCATCTATATCGAATTCTTGGAATAGTGCATGGCAAAACACTAATATGTTAACCTATGTTGATTCATTCGGAGACCATGATTTAAATGTAACTTTGGTTAATGAACAGTCTGGTTATAAAAGTAGAAGTAATGGTACCACAGTTACTGATTTTGATGTTAACCTAGGTTATGATGATATCTCATTAGGAGCAAATAGTATAAATCCTAGATCATCATATTCTGAATCGACATTAATGTCATATTTGACTCGTGTAAACTATTCATACAAAGATAAATATCTATTAACTGCTGCCATTCGTGCTGATGGTTCGTCTAAATTTGCAGATACACATAAATGGGGATATTTCCCTAGTGCATCGGTTGCTTGGAGAATTACACAAGAATCATTTATGCAACAAGTAGAAGCTGTAAGTAATTGGAAACTTCGTGCAAGTTATGGTGTTACAGGTAATCAGGCAATTAATCCTTATCAATCTCATGCCGTTTTAGATCCAGGAGTGAATTATCCTATCAATGGGGAGCTGAACTCTGTAGGTAATGTATTGAAGCGTTTTGATAATCCAGAACTAACTTGGGAAACTACTTCTCAGTATAATGTTGGAACAGATATTGCACTTTTCGATGGCAAGTTGAACTTTAGTGTTGATTATTACAGTAAGAAGACTACCGATTTATTATTGTATGTACCAGTCCCTAACTATACTGGTTTTGGAACAGAACTTCGTAATGTTGGTTCTTTGAGTAATAAAGGTTGGGATTTATCTCTTGGTTTAAATCTTGGTAATAATGATTTTAAGTGGAATGGAACTTTAACTGCTTCAACAAACAAATCAAATATTATTGATCTTAGTGGAGCTGATAATATCATGTTTGATTATAGTGATATGACAACAATCCTTGAACCAGGAAGCCCATTTGGTAATTTCTATGGTTACAAATACGAGGGGGTATGGAAATCTTCTGAAGCAGAAGCTGCAGCTGTTTATGGAGCTCAACCAGGAGATGCAAGATTCCATGATCTAAATGGTGATGGAGCAATAAACTCCGACGATAGACAGGTAATTGGAAATGCTCTTCCTACATGGACACTTGGTTTCTCAAATAGCTTTAGTTATAAGAATTGGGATATGGCAGTTCTTTTCACTGCATCTCTTGGTAACGAGATATATAATGGTGTGGATGCACGAATGATGGGTGTGGCTAATACAGAAGCGACTAGTGTTGCTATTCAAGATCGTTGGACTCCTGATAATGAGAATTCAGATATTCCTGCTTTTAGTAGTAGCAATGCCGCAACAAATACATATCAACTTTCGTCTTCTAGATTTATAGAGAATGGATCCTTTTTAAGGTTGAAGAATCTAACGGTAGGTTACACCTTCCTTTCGAAGAATAAAGATGCAATATTCAGTTCTATTCGTCTGTATGCTCAAGGACAGAATCTTTTCACTATAACCAACTACAAAGGATATGATCCTGAAGTAAGTAATGGAGGTGGTGACCAAACTCCAGGATATGATACTGCACCATTCCCAATGGCGAAAGTTGGTAGTATTGGAGTAAATATAAGTTTCTAA
- a CDS encoding RagB/SusD family nutrient uptake outer membrane protein, which translates to MKKKILSLALGVCFLGGGFSSCDMLEEDTSLVMLTETYFQSENELVGAITPIYNYIFKDDTRFGGISGRGFSLNCGDPALTSIRGLNKQRMLEFDDFNVSANNDDVTAVWKAMYRAIGAANSIISNKAKIENIAMNKDKKAIYLAETHFLRALAYYNIVSYWGKGVIVEKLLNGEEAKLVKMSTAEEMYAFILKDIDEAMGLPATRDEMGRANLDAVRMLQAYVYMNMAGYPLNKGAEYYQKAADTAAEVITSGQHSLYTDFSDLWKFDRRLDGKEHIFCFYGNYNLGRDLGSYGGKGFRGTEEGGWKDYMVETAFYNNFPNDNRKAYTIYDVIKHDKKGKPLPVAKQKSCLDGKEGHVWIGKYRDLGGSPWKDVTTNTIYPIFRYADALLIVAEADNLANGGPTARAYDALRQVQHRAYDGSASAANIIADGADQSTFDTTVLNERMWEFAFENKTWITMVRRQKVAEFNKDHAGEDPTFTAASITEVDYFFPIPEHETLINGNLK; encoded by the coding sequence ATGAAAAAAAAGATATTATCTCTAGCTTTAGGAGTATGCTTTTTAGGCGGAGGATTCAGTAGTTGTGATATGTTAGAAGAAGATACATCTCTTGTGATGTTAACTGAAACATATTTCCAAAGTGAGAATGAATTAGTTGGCGCAATAACACCTATCTATAACTATATCTTTAAAGATGACACTCGTTTTGGTGGGATTAGTGGTAGAGGTTTTTCTTTAAACTGTGGAGATCCAGCTTTAACTTCAATCAGAGGTTTAAACAAACAGCGTATGTTGGAATTTGATGATTTCAATGTGTCTGCTAATAATGATGATGTTACTGCTGTATGGAAAGCGATGTATCGTGCCATTGGAGCAGCAAACAGTATTATAAGTAATAAAGCGAAGATTGAGAATATCGCAATGAATAAGGATAAAAAAGCTATATACCTTGCGGAAACACATTTCCTAAGAGCTCTAGCTTATTATAATATCGTTAGTTATTGGGGTAAAGGGGTAATTGTAGAAAAATTGCTCAATGGAGAGGAAGCAAAGCTTGTAAAGATGTCTACTGCGGAGGAGATGTATGCTTTCATTCTTAAGGATATTGATGAAGCGATGGGCCTTCCTGCAACAAGAGATGAGATGGGACGTGCAAATCTTGATGCAGTTCGTATGTTACAAGCATATGTATATATGAATATGGCTGGATATCCTTTAAATAAAGGAGCTGAATACTATCAGAAAGCAGCAGATACTGCAGCTGAAGTTATTACTTCTGGACAGCACTCATTATATACAGATTTTTCTGACCTTTGGAAATTTGATCGTCGTTTAGATGGCAAAGAGCATATCTTCTGTTTTTATGGAAACTATAATTTAGGTCGTGATCTTGGATCATATGGAGGTAAAGGTTTTCGTGGTACAGAAGAAGGTGGCTGGAAGGATTATATGGTAGAGACAGCTTTCTATAATAATTTTCCTAATGATAACCGAAAAGCTTATACTATTTATGATGTGATCAAGCACGATAAAAAAGGAAAACCTCTTCCTGTTGCAAAGCAAAAGTCTTGCTTAGATGGCAAAGAGGGGCATGTTTGGATTGGTAAATATCGTGACCTTGGCGGTTCTCCATGGAAAGATGTCACTACAAATACAATTTATCCAATCTTCCGTTATGCAGATGCACTATTGATTGTTGCTGAGGCGGACAATTTGGCTAATGGTGGACCTACTGCAAGAGCATATGATGCATTGCGTCAAGTTCAACATCGTGCATATGATGGTTCTGCTTCAGCTGCAAATATTATTGCTGATGGTGCAGATCAATCGACTTTCGATACAACTGTATTGAATGAACGTATGTGGGAGTTTGCTTTCGAAAACAAAACATGGATTACCATGGTACGTCGTCAGAAAGTAGCAGAATTTAATAAAGATCATGCAGGTGAAGATCCTACTTTCACTGCTGCAAGTATTACGGAGGTAGATTATTTCTTCCCTATTCCAGAACATGAAACATTGATTAATGGCAACTTGAAGTAG
- a CDS encoding RagB/SusD family nutrient uptake outer membrane protein: MKKNIITLALSSLILLGFSTSCSFLEEDLSTQLTPDNYFKTQEEFEAAITPIYSYIFKNNSRFGGLGTYGYTVNAGDQALTSPRGLNKQRMLEFDNFNVSNQNPDVEGLWYALYRGVSAANNVLENLDRIATIPMDDQLRKSYISEVYFLRAFAYYNLAIYWKEVPIMTKNLNGQEAVNVKKSSMEDVFTFVLSDLEKAGDLPESQNVDKSRPNLDAVRLLKSYVYLNMAGYPLEKGVEYYQKAADQAKLVIESGSHFLETSYADLWRYDNRFSKEHIFAFYGDFSSGRNYGSYGNKSFRGTEEGGWKDFVVTNEFYRNFPKDNRIKSCIYDTIMYDKKGKALAEENWSAAIEGKELHTWIGKYRDIGGANWNEATSNAIYPIFRYADALLVFAEASNKANGGPSAEAYSALHQIQDRAYLGTDIEDHILAAGADEATFDQVVLQERAWEFAFENKTWNDNVRRERVIETNMNHDDEEVGFDPNSITESRYYAPVPERESSLNPNLNIDPDPEH; the protein is encoded by the coding sequence ATGAAGAAAAATATTATTACACTAGCATTGTCTTCTCTGATACTACTTGGCTTTAGTACTAGCTGTAGTTTTTTAGAAGAGGACCTTTCAACACAGTTGACTCCTGATAACTACTTTAAAACTCAAGAGGAGTTTGAAGCAGCAATCACTCCAATATACTCCTATATCTTTAAGAATAACAGCCGTTTTGGTGGTTTGGGAACTTATGGGTATACGGTTAATGCAGGAGATCAGGCGCTTACTTCTCCAAGAGGATTGAATAAGCAACGTATGTTGGAATTTGATAATTTTAATGTTTCTAATCAAAATCCTGATGTTGAGGGGCTTTGGTATGCACTATATAGAGGTGTGAGTGCAGCAAATAATGTATTAGAGAATTTAGATCGTATTGCAACGATTCCTATGGACGATCAACTAAGGAAGTCCTATATTTCTGAAGTATATTTCTTAAGAGCATTCGCTTACTATAACCTAGCAATCTATTGGAAAGAGGTGCCAATTATGACCAAAAATCTTAATGGTCAAGAGGCTGTTAATGTAAAGAAATCCTCAATGGAAGATGTGTTTACTTTTGTTCTCTCCGATTTAGAAAAAGCTGGAGATCTTCCTGAATCACAAAATGTAGATAAGTCTAGACCAAATTTAGATGCTGTTCGTTTATTAAAATCATATGTTTACCTAAATATGGCAGGTTACCCTCTTGAAAAAGGAGTGGAGTACTACCAAAAAGCGGCTGACCAAGCAAAACTTGTAATCGAATCTGGTAGTCATTTTCTTGAGACAAGCTATGCGGATCTATGGAGATATGATAATCGTTTTTCTAAAGAACATATTTTTGCTTTTTACGGAGATTTCTCTTCTGGTAGAAATTATGGCTCTTATGGAAATAAGTCTTTCCGTGGTACAGAAGAAGGAGGATGGAAAGATTTTGTCGTAACCAATGAATTCTATCGTAATTTCCCAAAAGATAACCGTATTAAGTCTTGTATATATGATACGATTATGTACGATAAAAAAGGTAAGGCTTTAGCAGAAGAGAATTGGAGTGCGGCTATTGAAGGTAAAGAGTTGCATACATGGATTGGTAAATATAGAGATATCGGAGGTGCAAACTGGAATGAAGCTACATCAAATGCTATATATCCGATCTTCCGATATGCAGATGCATTACTTGTTTTTGCCGAAGCATCAAATAAAGCCAATGGAGGACCATCAGCAGAAGCTTATTCTGCTCTTCATCAAATTCAAGATCGTGCTTACTTAGGTACAGATATTGAAGATCATATTTTAGCAGCGGGAGCTGATGAAGCAACTTTCGATCAAGTAGTCCTACAAGAGAGAGCTTGGGAATTCGCTTTTGAAAATAAGACGTGGAATGACAATGTCAGAAGAGAGCGTGTTATTGAAACAAATATGAACCATGATGACGAGGAAGTTGGATTTGATCCAAACTCTATTACTGAGAGTCGTTATTATGCTCCGGTTCCTGAAAGAGAATCTTCTTTGAATCCAAATCTTAATATTGATCCGGATCCAGAACATTAA